The Fortiea contorta PCC 7126 genome has a segment encoding these proteins:
- a CDS encoding low specificity L-threonine aldolase yields MSNNLEQFASDNYSGICPEALEYMLRANQGSAPAYGNDEWTQKATDYFRELFEIDCEVFFTFNGTAANSLSLAALCQSYHSVICHETSHIETDECGAPEFASNGSKLLLAKGENGKLTPQSIDSIVTKRADIHYPKPKVISITQATESGTLYSIDELLEIKAVAETHKLKIHMDGARFANAVAALNKSPAEITWKSGVDVLCFCGTKNGMALGEAILFFNKNLAEDFDYRCKQAGQLASKMRFISAPWLGLLETGAWLKNARHANQCAEYLENKLLNIAGVQIMFPREANAVFAKLPEPVIHSLKAKNWQFYTFIGMGGVRLMCSWNTTKTRIDQLISDIETAIA; encoded by the coding sequence ATGAGTAACAACTTAGAGCAATTTGCTAGTGATAATTACTCGGGAATTTGTCCGGAAGCACTGGAATATATGCTGCGGGCGAATCAAGGTAGTGCTCCAGCTTATGGAAACGATGAATGGACACAAAAAGCCACAGATTATTTTCGGGAACTATTTGAAATAGATTGCGAAGTATTTTTCACCTTTAATGGCACTGCAGCAAATTCTTTATCTTTAGCTGCACTTTGTCAATCCTACCATAGTGTTATTTGCCATGAAACATCTCACATAGAAACAGATGAATGTGGTGCTCCTGAATTTGCTTCCAATGGCTCTAAACTACTACTAGCTAAAGGTGAAAATGGCAAATTAACGCCGCAAAGTATAGACTCAATTGTCACGAAACGAGCTGATATTCATTATCCTAAACCCAAGGTGATTAGTATTACCCAAGCAACAGAATCAGGAACTTTATATTCTATTGATGAACTATTAGAAATTAAAGCAGTTGCTGAAACACATAAATTAAAAATTCACATGGATGGCGCCCGCTTTGCGAATGCAGTTGCGGCTTTGAATAAAAGTCCGGCAGAAATTACTTGGAAAAGTGGGGTAGACGTCTTATGTTTTTGTGGGACAAAGAATGGTATGGCTTTAGGTGAAGCTATTCTTTTTTTTAATAAAAACCTAGCAGAAGACTTTGATTACCGTTGTAAGCAAGCAGGACAATTAGCATCAAAAATGCGGTTTATTTCTGCGCCTTGGTTGGGCTTATTAGAAACTGGTGCATGGCTAAAAAATGCTCGTCATGCGAACCAATGTGCTGAATATTTAGAAAATAAATTATTAAATATAGCAGGCGTGCAGATTATGTTTCCGCGCGAAGCTAACGCAGTATTTGCTAAATTGCCAGAACCAGTAATTCATAGCTTGAAAGCTAAAAACTGGCAGTTTTATACATTTATTGGCATGGGTGGAGTACGTTTGATGTGTTCTTGGAATACAACCAAGACTAGGATAGATCAATTGATTAGCGATATTGAAACAGCGATCGCTTAA
- a CDS encoding MoaD/ThiS family protein — protein sequence MAVTVLVPTALQNFTNNQATLESNGGSISELLDSLEQSFPGIKSRLCDEQGKPRRFLNLYVNSEDIRFLEGTNTPLKDGDEVSIVPAVAGG from the coding sequence ATGGCTGTAACAGTTTTAGTTCCTACTGCTCTCCAAAATTTCACTAATAATCAAGCCACTCTAGAATCTAACGGTGGTAGCATTTCTGAATTATTAGATTCTCTAGAGCAAAGCTTCCCTGGAATCAAGTCCCGCTTGTGCGATGAGCAAGGAAAGCCAAGACGCTTTTTGAATTTGTACGTCAACAGCGAAGATATTCGCTTTTTAGAAGGGACAAACACACCTTTGAAAGATGGTGATGAAGTTAGTATTGTCCCTGCTGTTGCGGGTGGCTGA
- the thrC gene encoding threonine synthase, producing MTQAIIKDTQTTNATLKALKCKECGAEYELKASHVCELCFGPLEVKYDYNAIRLSVTREKIQAGPNSIWRYRPFLPVVTDNVIDVGTGMTPLVRSHRLARRLGLNKLYIKNDAVNMPTLSFKDRVVSVALSRARELGFTTVSCASTGNLANSTAAIAAHAGLDCCVFIPSDLEAGKVLGSLIYSPTLMAVKGNYDQVNRLCCEVANTHGWGFVNINLRPYYSEGSKTLGFEVAEQLGWELPDHIVAPLASGSLFTKIYKGFNEFVEVGLVEGKNVRFSGAQAEGCSPIAQAFKEDQDFIKPVKPNTIAKSIAIGNPADGIYAVEIAKKTGGNIESVNDAEIIEGIKLLAETEGIFTETAGGTTVAVLKKLVEAGKIDPDETTVVYITGNGLKTQEAVQGYVGEPLTIDAKLDSFENALERSRTLDRLEWQQVLV from the coding sequence ATGACTCAGGCAATCATCAAAGACACACAAACGACTAACGCCACCTTAAAAGCTTTGAAGTGTAAAGAGTGCGGCGCAGAATATGAACTCAAAGCCAGCCACGTTTGCGAGTTGTGCTTTGGGCCTTTGGAGGTCAAATATGATTACAATGCCATACGTCTGAGTGTTACCCGTGAAAAAATTCAAGCTGGGCCTAACTCAATTTGGCGCTATCGTCCCTTTTTGCCTGTAGTAACTGACAATGTAATTGATGTGGGAACGGGTATGACTCCCTTGGTTCGTTCCCATCGTCTCGCCCGTCGCCTGGGTTTAAACAAGCTTTATATTAAAAATGATGCGGTCAACATGCCCACCCTCAGCTTTAAAGATCGGGTGGTGTCTGTAGCTCTCAGCCGCGCTAGAGAGTTGGGTTTCACAACTGTTTCCTGTGCTAGTACTGGTAACCTAGCAAATTCTACCGCTGCGATCGCAGCTCATGCCGGTTTAGACTGTTGTGTGTTCATCCCCTCTGACTTGGAAGCCGGTAAAGTTCTGGGAAGCCTAATCTACAGCCCAACCCTGATGGCAGTCAAGGGCAACTACGACCAAGTTAATCGTCTCTGTTGTGAAGTTGCTAATACACATGGTTGGGGATTTGTCAATATTAACTTGCGTCCATACTACTCTGAAGGTTCCAAGACACTCGGTTTTGAAGTCGCAGAACAACTAGGTTGGGAACTACCAGACCATATTGTCGCGCCCTTGGCATCTGGTTCTTTATTCACAAAAATTTATAAAGGTTTCAACGAATTTGTCGAAGTTGGTTTGGTGGAAGGAAAAAATGTCCGGTTCAGCGGTGCTCAAGCGGAAGGTTGTTCCCCAATCGCTCAAGCTTTCAAAGAAGACCAGGACTTTATCAAACCCGTCAAACCAAATACAATTGCTAAATCAATTGCCATCGGCAATCCTGCAGATGGTATTTATGCTGTCGAAATTGCTAAGAAGACAGGCGGTAATATTGAATCAGTTAATGATGCAGAAATTATTGAAGGCATCAAATTGCTAGCTGAAACCGAAGGTATCTTCACAGAAACAGCCGGGGGTACAACCGTCGCCGTGCTGAAAAAATTGGTAGAAGCTGGCAAAATAGATCCAGATGAAACTACCGTAGTTTACATCACCGGCAATGGTTTGAAAACCCAAGAAGCAGTGCAAGGCTACGTTGGGGAACCTTTGACAATTGATGCTAAACTCGATAGTTTTGAAAATGCCCTAGAGCGATCGCGTACACTTGACCGCTTAGAATGGCAACAAGTCCTAGTTTAA
- a CDS encoding beta strand repeat-containing protein, with protein MQKKQRLIKQSSKLYRSLVATALLANGILQFIVPVLAEGTVAGTSISNEATATYEDPNNPGSTINTTSNTVVVTVAEVAGITVTASGVTDATASQTNTTVQIGDLLIYTFTVTNVGNDPTKFRIPNQATTTGPGTVSGVLPPDKNSATPANGTLQYSTDGGTTWTNVPAGGLDTGSVPVNGTVLVRVPVTVQNGAQTNDVITVTLGNTPGDAQNQQRSPDGGDVFTVDNPDGTLNGEVDGVPVNGTREASATQQSKVGTTQKTYALGTVLKVRGVVNTNNTPNNIADDKIPYSLSLRVESTDPTGQGITPAALVGTSIKVTDTTDPVGTKYILVSDAIPTGTTLAAVPTPPPGWRAVYTTDPVSTINANDANWTITPPIDLTTVKRVGFINNPATITSIAPGTTVNGFSVMLAVKSPATSPLTVANIAQLFGQTPGTNTPVYDESGDQSPSNYFDDGNPATINFPGTDTNNDGIPDTLPAASVGSGFINTPTNPETGTDAGNNNTATGVGGEANVVVLTTPVAAGLLNGPQNAPDAIGPKDNNDDFTNKSSLVPPKTTPGSLLDPQSVGFTNTVKNSGTEAGLIKLEPTTPANAADLPNGTKVTITYNSQSAVYTYNGTQFTLNSGTAITIPNVVPGASVNYGVEVDLPAGTKLSTDIDKGFPVPITAAIDNYTTDTNNDGIKDSGNDGTFDASNITIDRVYTGFLKLLKFSRVIQGTGPVVGAGQGDFESTPAVNGIDPNSGVADVTRKPAPGNIIEYQIRYKNISDPQAGTGNVILNADKVVITEDGTQTPNNWALDNDSNLQIDTSNIVGTAKDSGASTIQFFNGNPANTSSIDQTGTTANTDITKYIDTVTGQVAPGVQRTFTFQRKVN; from the coding sequence ATGCAAAAAAAACAGCGACTTATCAAACAATCATCAAAGCTCTACCGTTCTTTAGTAGCAACAGCACTATTAGCTAATGGCATTTTGCAATTTATAGTCCCTGTATTAGCAGAAGGAACTGTTGCGGGGACATCCATCAGCAACGAAGCAACTGCTACTTACGAAGACCCCAACAATCCAGGGTCAACCATCAACACCACCTCTAACACAGTTGTTGTTACCGTTGCTGAAGTTGCTGGTATCACCGTCACAGCTTCTGGTGTCACAGATGCTACTGCAAGCCAAACTAACACAACAGTTCAAATTGGCGATTTACTGATTTACACATTCACCGTCACCAACGTCGGTAACGACCCCACAAAATTCCGCATTCCTAACCAAGCCACAACAACCGGGCCAGGTACAGTTTCTGGCGTGCTTCCACCGGATAAAAATAGTGCTACACCAGCAAATGGTACTTTGCAATACAGCACAGATGGTGGTACAACTTGGACAAACGTTCCTGCAGGTGGTCTAGATACGGGTTCGGTTCCCGTCAATGGAACTGTGTTGGTACGTGTACCAGTTACCGTTCAGAATGGCGCTCAAACCAACGACGTCATTACTGTCACCCTTGGTAACACCCCTGGAGATGCTCAAAACCAACAACGCAGTCCTGATGGTGGGGACGTATTTACTGTAGATAACCCTGACGGAACTCTTAACGGTGAAGTGGACGGCGTACCTGTGAACGGAACCAGAGAAGCTAGCGCCACTCAACAAAGTAAAGTGGGTACAACTCAAAAAACCTATGCTTTAGGAACTGTTCTCAAGGTGCGCGGCGTAGTCAACACCAACAACACACCCAACAACATTGCAGACGACAAAATTCCCTATAGTTTAAGCTTGCGAGTGGAGTCCACTGACCCCACAGGACAGGGAATTACCCCAGCTGCTTTAGTTGGTACATCAATTAAGGTTACTGATACAACAGATCCTGTAGGTACAAAATACATCTTAGTTTCCGATGCTATTCCTACAGGCACAACTCTAGCCGCTGTACCAACTCCGCCTCCTGGTTGGCGAGCAGTGTACACAACTGATCCTGTGTCAACAATCAATGCTAACGACGCCAATTGGACAATTACACCGCCAATTGATCTTACCACCGTTAAGCGCGTCGGTTTCATTAATAACCCCGCAACTATCACTTCCATTGCTCCGGGTACGACAGTCAATGGCTTCTCAGTTATGCTAGCCGTGAAATCCCCTGCAACTTCACCGTTGACAGTCGCTAACATTGCTCAATTATTCGGTCAGACGCCAGGAACTAACACCCCAGTATACGACGAATCGGGCGACCAGAGTCCTAGCAACTATTTTGATGACGGAAATCCAGCTACTATCAACTTTCCCGGTACAGATACTAATAATGATGGGATTCCTGATACTTTACCAGCTGCTAGTGTTGGTAGTGGTTTCATTAATACCCCGACAAATCCAGAGACGGGAACTGACGCTGGAAATAACAACACTGCTACTGGTGTTGGAGGTGAAGCGAACGTTGTGGTGTTGACAACACCTGTAGCTGCGGGATTGCTCAACGGGCCGCAGAATGCGCCCGATGCGATTGGGCCGAAGGACAATAACGACGACTTCACTAATAAATCTTCGTTAGTACCTCCTAAGACAACTCCTGGTAGTCTACTTGATCCGCAATCTGTCGGGTTCACCAATACTGTGAAAAACAGTGGTACAGAAGCAGGATTGATTAAACTAGAGCCAACAACACCAGCGAATGCTGCAGATTTACCAAATGGAACGAAGGTAACGATTACCTACAATAGCCAGTCTGCTGTATATACCTACAATGGCACACAGTTTACCCTGAACAGTGGCACCGCCATCACAATTCCCAATGTTGTACCAGGAGCGAGTGTTAACTATGGGGTGGAAGTTGACTTACCTGCGGGGACAAAACTATCCACTGATATTGATAAGGGTTTCCCTGTACCCATCACTGCTGCTATTGACAACTACACTACAGACACAAATAATGATGGGATTAAAGATAGTGGCAACGACGGAACCTTTGACGCCAGTAATATCACTATTGATCGCGTCTATACTGGCTTTCTCAAATTGCTGAAATTCTCACGGGTTATTCAAGGAACTGGGCCAGTGGTTGGTGCGGGACAAGGTGATTTTGAATCCACACCCGCTGTTAACGGTATTGATCCCAATTCTGGTGTGGCTGATGTCACCAGAAAACCTGCGCCTGGAAATATTATTGAGTACCAAATCCGATACAAAAATATTTCTGACCCGCAAGCGGGAACAGGTAACGTGATTTTGAATGCTGACAAGGTTGTGATTACTGAAGATGGTACGCAGACACCAAATAATTGGGCGTTGGATAACGATAGTAATCTGCAAATTGATACCAGCAATATTGTGGGGACAGCTAAGGATTCTGGGGCTTCCACTATTCAATTCTTCAATGGTAATCCAGCTAATACTTCTAGCATTGATCAAACTGGAACTACGGCAAATACGGATATTACCAAATATATTGACACTGTGACTGGTCAAGTTGCACCTGGTGTGCAGCGAACATTTACTTTCCAACGCAAGGTGAATTAA
- a CDS encoding DUF11 domain-containing protein → MPTKALAQQADNQGLSRSTVNITNEAAYTYTDPATSYQYQGISGQTSLNSSPLVDPLGRILGCAGAILPDYTGFSVSVYEANANDPTGTELGNLLTLTRTELPDIPGNNIPGGLAPNSQNNNPYFITNNPAGVYNFLLDPNRGQTSPGRSYIFVVNPPANSIYKQRRIKIEILQSTGTEGNNIVRYVATSLDGQPISIVGETMVEDRVVLVNNAETQALKLFAFEFTTNMCQPNQVQIIKTGDRATAEPGDTAIYRLSVKNLADTGLNNVVITDNLPLGFNFLPQSVRGEMNGQSVNITSERNGNTLTFRTDVTIPSEKVLNVAYAVQLTPDAVRGTGRNSAIVNALRADNRFRTKDGPATHYLKIRPGIVSDCGTIIGRVFVDKNFDGEQQPGEPGVPNAVIFTEDGNRITTDPNGLFSLANVLPGNHTGVLDLSSLPGYSLAPNLKFRERNSQSRLVRLEPGGLVRMNFAVTPTFQEDVQP, encoded by the coding sequence ATGCCTACAAAAGCTCTAGCACAACAGGCTGATAATCAAGGTTTATCTCGGTCTACAGTTAATATTACAAATGAAGCTGCCTATACTTATACAGACCCAGCAACTAGTTATCAATATCAAGGAATTTCTGGTCAAACTAGTCTGAATTCTAGCCCGTTAGTTGACCCTTTAGGGAGGATTTTAGGATGCGCTGGCGCAATTTTACCTGATTATACTGGTTTTTCGGTGAGTGTATATGAAGCTAATGCTAACGACCCAACGGGAACGGAATTAGGAAATTTATTAACTTTAACTCGGACAGAGTTACCTGATATTCCTGGCAATAATATTCCTGGGGGATTGGCTCCAAATAGTCAAAATAATAATCCTTATTTTATTACGAATAATCCTGCAGGTGTTTATAATTTTTTGCTTGACCCTAACCGAGGTCAAACATCTCCGGGGAGAAGCTATATTTTTGTAGTTAATCCACCCGCAAATTCTATTTATAAACAGCGGAGAATCAAGATTGAAATTCTTCAAAGTACGGGGACTGAAGGTAATAATATTGTGCGCTATGTAGCTACTTCTTTAGATGGTCAACCTATCAGTATTGTGGGTGAGACTATGGTTGAAGACAGGGTGGTTTTAGTCAACAACGCCGAAACTCAGGCGCTGAAGTTATTCGCCTTTGAATTCACCACCAATATGTGTCAGCCCAATCAAGTGCAGATCATCAAAACAGGCGATCGCGCCACGGCTGAACCTGGAGATACGGCTATTTATCGCCTCTCGGTCAAAAATTTGGCTGACACCGGGTTAAATAATGTGGTTATTACTGACAATTTGCCTTTAGGATTTAATTTTTTACCTCAATCTGTGCGGGGTGAAATGAATGGTCAGTCGGTGAATATCACCTCAGAACGCAACGGTAACACTTTGACATTTCGCACAGATGTGACTATTCCCAGCGAGAAAGTTTTAAATGTTGCTTATGCTGTGCAATTAACACCTGATGCGGTGCGTGGTACTGGACGCAATAGTGCGATTGTCAATGCGTTGCGCGCCGACAACCGTTTTCGCACCAAGGATGGCCCAGCTACCCATTATTTAAAAATTCGTCCGGGAATTGTCTCTGATTGCGGAACGATTATCGGGCGCGTGTTTGTTGACAAAAACTTTGACGGTGAACAACAACCCGGTGAACCCGGTGTACCGAATGCGGTGATTTTTACAGAAGATGGGAACCGCATCACCACAGATCCCAACGGTTTGTTTTCTCTGGCTAACGTCCTACCTGGAAACCACACGGGTGTATTAGACCTGAGCAGCCTTCCTGGTTATAGCCTCGCGCCTAATCTCAAATTCCGCGAACGTAATAGCCAATCTCGCTTGGTGCGTTTAGAACCCGGTGGGTTGGTACGGATGAACTTCGCTGTCACCCCCACCTTCCAGGAGGATGTTCAGCCATGA
- a CDS encoding right-handed parallel beta-helix repeat-containing protein → MKFKAFTRVVICLLLITHPEIATSQTQSFLQVTVNSNQDRAIAPDDILTLREAIAIMNGTLPLDQLSPREKALVKNHTQPQIAFNLPPGRTTITLQQLLPPLTTPGLVVDGTTQPGYDSAKSLTTAISIPQPIVSITPAPGVEVFRGLTVVANQVTIRGLSLYGFTSQHRATETTPPADIFITSSDSNLPSDRVLIENNWLGITPNADIPSTTSAFGVSVFNATNTVIRRNRISHHDGSGIITGNQATGTQVTENMILGNGIRGMPDAIRLDGIINQSAVSANLICANDGSGVFLFKPEGSVKILDNQIKFNGRRLRRAAIFVMGSNHQIQNNQISAQNGPGVVVSAFPPGGSFHHGAAMGNLIQNNRFSNLQGLSIDLNTRAHLGVEDFQRGDGKNPRRDTENRRWDTANAAINAPEFLAPEFLLINHQVHLDGIADPGTEIEIYRVGLDGALAEVLTTLKADDSGRFGATLRNLQPGSRVSAIATDAKYGTSEPANHAVIVTKIGEKLTPPPPPTVDIPSCG, encoded by the coding sequence GTGAAATTTAAAGCGTTTACCAGAGTTGTGATTTGTCTGTTGCTGATTACACACCCAGAAATTGCCACCAGCCAAACTCAGAGTTTTTTGCAAGTTACAGTTAATAGCAATCAAGATAGGGCGATCGCACCAGATGATATACTCACTTTGCGAGAAGCGATCGCTATTATGAACGGGACTTTACCTCTAGATCAATTAAGTCCCCGTGAAAAAGCTTTAGTAAAAAATCACACTCAACCGCAAATTGCTTTTAATCTGCCTCCAGGACGAACTACAATTACTCTCCAGCAATTATTACCACCCTTGACAACTCCCGGTTTAGTAGTTGATGGCACAACACAACCAGGATATGATTCAGCGAAATCACTTACAACAGCAATTAGCATTCCTCAGCCAATTGTCAGTATTACCCCAGCACCAGGAGTAGAAGTTTTTCGCGGGTTGACGGTGGTAGCGAATCAAGTGACTATTCGCGGTTTGAGTCTTTATGGTTTCACTTCTCAACACAGAGCGACAGAAACGACTCCTCCGGCTGATATTTTTATTACCTCATCCGATTCTAACTTGCCTAGCGATCGCGTATTGATTGAAAATAACTGGTTGGGTATCACGCCCAATGCAGATATTCCCTCGACTACTTCGGCTTTTGGCGTTTCTGTATTCAACGCCACTAACACAGTCATCCGTCGCAACCGCATTTCTCACCACGATGGTAGCGGTATTATCACTGGAAATCAGGCGACAGGAACGCAAGTAACAGAAAATATGATCCTGGGTAATGGAATCCGGGGAATGCCTGATGCTATCCGTTTAGATGGCATCATTAATCAATCGGCAGTTTCCGCTAACTTGATTTGCGCTAACGATGGTAGCGGTGTATTTTTATTTAAACCAGAAGGTTCAGTAAAAATTCTTGACAATCAAATTAAGTTTAATGGACGACGGTTGCGTCGGGCAGCAATTTTTGTCATGGGAAGCAACCATCAAATCCAAAATAACCAAATTAGCGCCCAAAATGGCCCTGGGGTGGTGGTGTCTGCGTTTCCTCCTGGTGGCTCATTCCATCATGGCGCGGCTATGGGTAATTTGATTCAAAATAACCGCTTTAGTAATTTGCAAGGACTTAGCATTGACTTGAATACCAGAGCACATCTAGGTGTAGAGGACTTTCAGCGGGGAGATGGCAAAAATCCTCGTCGGGATACTGAAAATCGACGTTGGGATACAGCCAACGCCGCCATTAATGCACCAGAATTTTTAGCACCAGAATTTTTGCTTATCAATCATCAAGTGCATCTTGATGGTATCGCTGATCCGGGAACAGAAATCGAAATTTATCGAGTTGGTCTGGATGGAGCTTTAGCAGAAGTTCTCACCACCCTTAAAGCTGATGATTCGGGAAGATTTGGCGCCACACTACGAAATTTACAACCAGGATCGAGAGTAAGTGCGATCGCTACAGATGCTAAATACGGTACCTCTGAACCTGCCAATCATGCCGTTATTGTCACAAAAATTGGTGAAAAGTTAACACCACCGCCCCCACCAACTGTAGATATTCCCAGTTGTGGATGA